One genomic region from Conexibacter woesei DSM 14684 encodes:
- a CDS encoding S1C family serine protease, whose protein sequence is MRRCAAVLAALALAGGLTACGGGDDGDRGLGSAGGDAGDSVPTRVATTRVEVLRQLSGGRFDPSAIYAREAPGVVTVISLFEGDREDATPTGAEGLGSGFVIDAAGRIATNAHVVTNGTGGSVRAAKTVYVQFADGNQVPAEIVGTDLNSDVALIQVDPRDLTLRPLPLGSSRALTVGAPVAAIGSPFGEPQSLSVGVISGTNRTIDSLNSGETGAGRFAIGGAIQTDAAINHGNSGGPLVDADGRVIGINAQIQTTGGGGEGVGFAIPVDTVRRSLEQLRAKGSVDYAWIGVSTVPVFPQLARRFELPSEQGALVQSVTEDGPAADAGLTAGDGGDEAFQASRFRVDGDVITRLDGRAITQHYDLATAIADRAPGEVVSLEVWRDGERRTVQVTLGTRPG, encoded by the coding sequence GTGCGACGCTGCGCAGCCGTGCTCGCCGCGCTCGCGCTCGCCGGCGGTCTCACCGCCTGCGGAGGAGGCGACGACGGCGACCGCGGTCTCGGCTCGGCCGGCGGCGACGCCGGTGACAGCGTGCCCACGCGCGTCGCGACGACGCGCGTGGAGGTGCTGCGGCAGCTGTCGGGCGGCCGCTTCGACCCGAGCGCGATCTACGCGCGTGAGGCGCCGGGCGTCGTCACCGTCATCAGCCTCTTCGAGGGCGACAGAGAGGACGCCACGCCGACCGGTGCGGAGGGTCTCGGCTCAGGCTTCGTGATCGACGCCGCCGGGCGGATCGCGACGAACGCCCACGTCGTCACGAACGGGACCGGCGGGTCGGTCAGAGCGGCGAAGACGGTCTACGTCCAGTTCGCCGACGGCAACCAGGTGCCGGCTGAGATCGTCGGCACCGACCTCAACTCCGACGTCGCGCTGATCCAAGTCGACCCGCGCGACCTGACGCTGCGCCCGCTGCCGCTCGGCAGCAGCAGAGCGCTGACCGTCGGTGCGCCGGTCGCGGCGATCGGCAGCCCGTTCGGCGAGCCGCAGTCGCTGTCGGTCGGCGTCATCTCCGGCACGAACCGCACGATCGACTCGCTCAACTCGGGCGAGACCGGCGCCGGGCGCTTCGCGATCGGCGGCGCGATCCAGACCGACGCCGCGATCAACCACGGCAACTCCGGCGGGCCGCTCGTCGACGCCGACGGCCGCGTGATCGGCATCAACGCCCAGATCCAGACGACGGGCGGCGGCGGCGAGGGCGTCGGCTTCGCGATCCCGGTCGACACCGTCCGCCGCTCGCTGGAGCAGCTGCGCGCGAAGGGCTCGGTCGACTACGCCTGGATCGGCGTCTCGACGGTCCCGGTCTTCCCGCAGCTCGCGCGCCGCTTCGAGCTGCCGTCCGAGCAGGGCGCGCTGGTGCAGTCGGTGACCGAGGACGGGCCGGCCGCGGACGCCGGCCTGACCGCCGGCGACGGCGGCGACGAGGCGTTCCAGGCGTCCCGCTTCAGAGTCGACGGCGACGTCATCACGCGGCTCGACGGCAGAGCGATCACGCAGCACTACGACCTCGCGACGGCGATCGCCGATCGCGCGCCGGGCGAGGTCGTCTCGCTGGAGGTTTGGCGCGACGGCGAACGGCGCACGGTGCAGGTGACGCTCGGCACGCGTCCGGGCTGA
- a CDS encoding alpha,alpha-trehalose-phosphate synthase (UDP-forming): MSSAEGAPLVLVSNRGPVTFQEDGEVKRGGGGLVTALTGLASHRDAIWIASAMTEQDIAVSDEHGGRPFTAELPDGGSYKVRLVASDPGAYDRFYNVFANPMLWFIQHYLWDLSNAPDIRREEVEAFEFGYNVVNEDLARAVLEEIDGQEEPVVMAHDYHLYTLPGLVRRERPDAFLHHFIHIPWTQPDTWRVLPTRIRREIYEGLLANDIIGFHTRSYQRNFLQCCRDLMDLEVDFERGIVFWHEHEVWVRAYPLPIDADATRAVARRPRTAEFEGELLRRRREHLILRVDRADLSKNVLRGFTAFDVFLEQHPEFRERVTFVAQLMPSRTDVPEYAEYLERIEAVVAVVNHRHGTPDWMPIHLKLRDDLEEAVAAYKNYDVLLVNAMFDGMNLVAKEGPLVNERAGVSILSENTGAHEELGEFALSVNPFDIQELADSIHAALTMSPEERKRRLEGLKGIVTQRDPGDWIDEQLADIRKKERGDGT, translated from the coding sequence TTGAGCTCTGCCGAAGGCGCACCCCTCGTCCTCGTCTCCAACCGAGGGCCCGTCACGTTCCAGGAGGACGGCGAGGTCAAGCGCGGCGGCGGCGGCCTCGTCACCGCGCTCACGGGCCTCGCATCGCACCGCGACGCGATCTGGATCGCGTCCGCGATGACCGAGCAGGACATCGCGGTCTCCGATGAGCACGGCGGGCGCCCGTTCACCGCCGAGCTGCCCGACGGCGGCAGCTACAAGGTGCGGCTCGTCGCCTCCGATCCGGGCGCGTACGACCGCTTCTACAACGTCTTCGCGAACCCGATGCTGTGGTTCATCCAGCACTACCTGTGGGACCTGTCGAACGCGCCGGACATCCGCCGCGAGGAGGTCGAGGCGTTCGAGTTCGGCTACAACGTCGTCAACGAGGACCTCGCGCGCGCCGTGCTGGAGGAGATCGACGGGCAGGAGGAGCCGGTCGTGATGGCGCACGACTACCACCTCTACACGCTCCCCGGACTGGTCCGGCGCGAGCGGCCCGACGCGTTCCTGCACCACTTCATCCACATCCCCTGGACGCAGCCGGACACCTGGCGCGTGCTGCCGACCCGGATCCGCCGCGAGATCTACGAGGGGCTGCTGGCGAACGACATCATCGGCTTCCACACCCGCTCCTACCAGCGCAACTTCCTCCAGTGCTGCCGCGACCTGATGGACCTGGAGGTCGACTTCGAGCGCGGCATCGTCTTCTGGCACGAGCACGAGGTGTGGGTGCGCGCCTACCCGCTGCCGATCGACGCCGACGCGACGCGCGCGGTCGCACGGCGGCCGCGCACGGCCGAGTTCGAAGGCGAGCTGCTGCGGCGCCGCCGCGAGCACCTGATCCTGCGCGTCGACCGCGCCGACCTGTCGAAGAACGTGCTGCGCGGCTTCACCGCGTTCGACGTCTTCCTCGAGCAGCACCCGGAGTTCCGCGAGCGCGTGACGTTCGTGGCCCAGTTGATGCCGTCGCGCACCGACGTGCCCGAGTACGCCGAGTACCTGGAGCGGATCGAGGCGGTCGTCGCGGTCGTCAACCATCGCCACGGCACGCCCGACTGGATGCCGATCCACCTGAAGCTGCGCGACGACCTCGAAGAGGCGGTCGCGGCGTACAAGAACTACGACGTGCTGCTCGTCAACGCGATGTTCGACGGCATGAACCTGGTCGCGAAGGAGGGCCCGCTCGTGAACGAGCGCGCGGGCGTCTCGATTCTGTCGGAGAACACCGGCGCGCACGAGGAGCTGGGCGAGTTCGCGCTGTCGGTCAACCCGTTCGACATCCAGGAGCTGGCCGACTCGATCCACGCCGCCCTGACGATGTCGCCGGAGGAGCGCAAGCGCCGCCTGGAGGGCTTGAAGGGCATCGTCACCCAGCGCGATCCGGGCGACTGGATCGACGAGCAGCTGGCCGACATCCGCAAGAAGGAGCGCGGGGACGGCACCTGA
- a CDS encoding sensor histidine kinase has product MRSLRNRLAFLFFAITLAAIAVLYLYIAPQLESRLRDEKVTQLRDVAQQTAGEISDVAADPAATDKELQRYVRRAGVRANARVALMRIGSFDGEPRPELVADSVDGDTSLPVTEIASRAARSGDTETATESLTDGPVALAAVPIRTADGAVGYVAVYSTPMSDVEGNVDVVRGQILVAGAIALALAVLAGWLIARALALRVKRLEEAAEQVAAGDFSRPIPVDSDDELGQLARAFNDMQRQLAQLDRARKQFIATASHELRTPLFSLGGFVELLEDEELDEETRRRFLAQVRMQVERLRKLSVDLLDLSRLEAGSLELRPEPVDLSELARSVSSEFEPVLAQRDAHLEVRLTGKPVEALCDPVRVAQIMRILIDNALTHAEAGTDIVVSATRDDGFARLAVRDHGRGIERQALSQIFEPFYTSDDKQGSGLGLAIASELAERMRGRLGVESRPGRTVFTLELPA; this is encoded by the coding sequence ATGCGCTCGCTCCGGAACCGCCTCGCGTTCCTCTTCTTCGCGATCACGCTCGCCGCGATCGCCGTCCTCTACCTCTACATCGCGCCGCAGCTGGAGTCGCGCCTGCGCGACGAGAAGGTCACGCAGCTGCGTGACGTAGCGCAGCAGACGGCCGGCGAGATCAGCGACGTGGCGGCCGACCCGGCGGCCACCGACAAGGAACTTCAGCGGTACGTGCGGAGAGCCGGGGTGCGCGCGAACGCGCGCGTCGCGCTGATGCGGATCGGCTCCTTCGACGGCGAGCCGCGCCCCGAGCTGGTCGCCGACTCGGTCGACGGAGACACGAGCCTGCCGGTCACCGAGATAGCCAGCCGCGCGGCTCGCAGCGGCGACACCGAGACCGCGACCGAGAGCCTGACCGACGGTCCCGTCGCGCTCGCCGCGGTGCCGATCAGAACCGCGGACGGCGCGGTCGGCTACGTCGCCGTCTACTCGACGCCGATGAGCGACGTCGAGGGCAACGTCGACGTCGTGCGCGGCCAGATCCTCGTCGCCGGCGCGATCGCGCTCGCGCTCGCGGTGCTCGCCGGCTGGCTGATCGCGCGTGCGCTGGCGCTGCGCGTCAAGCGGTTGGAGGAGGCCGCCGAGCAGGTCGCCGCCGGCGACTTCTCGCGGCCGATCCCGGTCGACTCCGACGACGAGCTGGGCCAGCTCGCCCGCGCCTTCAACGACATGCAGCGCCAGCTCGCGCAGCTCGACCGCGCCCGCAAGCAGTTCATCGCGACCGCCTCGCACGAGCTGCGCACGCCGCTCTTCTCGCTCGGCGGCTTCGTCGAGCTGCTGGAGGACGAGGAGCTCGACGAAGAGACGCGCAGACGCTTCCTCGCGCAGGTGCGGATGCAGGTCGAGCGGCTGCGCAAGCTGTCCGTCGACCTGCTCGACCTGTCGCGCCTGGAGGCCGGCTCGCTGGAGCTGCGACCCGAGCCCGTCGACCTGTCGGAGCTGGCGCGATCGGTCAGCTCCGAGTTCGAGCCGGTGCTCGCGCAGCGCGACGCGCACCTGGAGGTGCGCCTCACGGGCAAGCCGGTCGAAGCGCTCTGCGATCCTGTCCGCGTCGCCCAGATCATGCGCATCCTCATCGACAATGCACTGACCCACGCCGAGGCGGGGACCGACATCGTCGTCTCGGCGACGCGCGACGACGGCTTCGCGCGCCTGGCGGTGCGCGACCACGGCCGCGGCATCGAGCGCCAGGCGCTGTCGCAGATCTTCGAGCCGTTCTACACCTCCGACGACAAGCAGGGCTCCGGGCTCGGGCTCGCGATCGCGAGCGAGCTGGCCGAGCGCATGCGCGGCCGCCTCGGCGTCGAGTCGCGCCCCGGCCGCACCGTCTTCACGCTGGAGCTGCCGGCATGA
- a CDS encoding response regulator transcription factor, with translation MTERSTRILLVDDEQSIQALLSYPLRRDGYEVVQATDGREALARFEERPFDLVVLDVMLPQLDGLEVCRRLRSRSSVPIIMLTAKSEEIDKVVGLEIGADDYITKPFSMREFRSRVKAALRRSELSRSAERDGGSLDVHELRIDPDKRTVSLRGEAITTTFVEFEILLTLARSPGRVFTRDMLLARVWGDSAYRDPRTIDVHIRHLREKIERDAKEPEYLFTVRGVGYRFRDTDASS, from the coding sequence GTCGTACCCGCTGCGCAGAGACGGCTACGAAGTCGTGCAGGCGACCGACGGGCGTGAGGCGCTGGCGCGCTTCGAGGAACGCCCGTTCGACCTCGTCGTGCTCGACGTGATGCTGCCACAGCTGGACGGGCTGGAGGTCTGCCGGCGCCTGCGCAGCCGCAGCTCGGTGCCGATCATCATGCTGACGGCGAAGTCCGAGGAGATCGACAAGGTCGTCGGGCTGGAGATCGGCGCCGACGACTACATCACCAAGCCGTTCTCGATGCGCGAGTTCCGCAGCCGCGTGAAGGCGGCGCTGCGGCGCTCGGAGCTGTCGCGCTCGGCCGAGCGCGACGGCGGCTCGCTCGACGTGCACGAGCTGCGGATCGACCCCGACAAGCGGACCGTCAGCCTCCGCGGCGAGGCGATCACGACGACGTTCGTCGAGTTCGAGATCCTGCTCACGCTCGCCCGCAGCCCCGGTCGCGTCTTCACGCGCGACATGCTGCTCGCTCGCGTCTGGGGCGACTCCGCCTACCGTGACCCGCGCACGATCGACGTCCACATCCGCCACCTGCGCGAGAAGATCGAGCGCGACGCGAAGGAGCCCGAATACCTCTTCACCGTGCGCGGCGTCGGCTACCGCTTCCGCGACACGGACGCCTCCTCCTAG
- a CDS encoding glycosyltransferase — MLQPVAVGHKTLADYASIVGRTLVEEIRELAEPLRGKRILHLSATAFGGGVSEILYTMVPLMKDVGLDVEWHVIYGREEFFNATKVMHNALQGNPQDLTEDQWESWRRYNEMNARELSRGWDVAIAHDPQPAAMHTLAPEKARHWIWRCHIDLSTPNPQTIERLLPYIQTYPDSVFHMQQYVPPGMEGRIHIVPPAIDPLAPKNMAFSPEDSVYIAEQFGIDVDRPLLCQVSRFDPWKDPLGVIDAYRIVKESVPDVQLALVGSMATDDPEGWDFFNATVAHANGDPDIHILNNFNNVGAIEVNAFQSHADVLIQKSTREGFGLTVSEAIWKARPFIGGDVGGIPLQVHDGVTGYLVSSVEECAARAQAILQDPGLGRRLGLAGKEHIRKHFLMPRLLRDWLRIMSDLKG, encoded by the coding sequence ATGCTTCAACCCGTTGCCGTCGGCCACAAGACCCTCGCGGACTACGCCAGCATCGTCGGACGCACGCTCGTGGAGGAGATTCGCGAGCTCGCCGAGCCGTTGCGGGGCAAGCGCATCCTGCATCTCTCCGCGACCGCGTTCGGCGGCGGCGTGTCGGAGATCCTGTACACGATGGTGCCGCTGATGAAGGACGTCGGGCTCGACGTCGAGTGGCACGTGATCTACGGCCGCGAGGAGTTCTTCAACGCGACGAAGGTCATGCACAACGCGTTGCAGGGCAACCCGCAGGACCTGACCGAGGACCAGTGGGAGTCGTGGCGGCGCTACAACGAGATGAACGCGCGCGAGCTGTCGCGCGGCTGGGACGTCGCGATCGCGCACGACCCGCAGCCGGCGGCGATGCACACGCTGGCGCCCGAGAAGGCCCGCCACTGGATCTGGCGCTGCCACATCGACCTCTCGACGCCGAACCCGCAGACGATCGAGCGGCTCCTGCCGTACATCCAGACGTATCCCGACTCGGTCTTCCACATGCAGCAGTACGTGCCGCCCGGGATGGAGGGACGGATCCACATCGTGCCGCCGGCGATCGACCCGCTCGCGCCGAAGAACATGGCGTTCTCGCCGGAGGACTCGGTCTACATCGCCGAGCAGTTCGGCATCGACGTCGACCGTCCGCTGCTGTGCCAGGTGTCGCGCTTCGACCCGTGGAAGGACCCGCTCGGCGTGATCGACGCCTACCGGATCGTCAAGGAGTCGGTGCCGGACGTGCAGCTCGCGCTCGTCGGCTCGATGGCGACCGACGACCCGGAGGGCTGGGACTTCTTCAACGCGACCGTCGCCCACGCCAACGGCGACCCGGACATCCACATCCTCAACAACTTCAACAACGTCGGCGCGATCGAGGTCAACGCGTTCCAGTCGCACGCCGACGTGCTGATCCAGAAGTCGACGCGCGAGGGCTTCGGGCTGACCGTCTCGGAGGCGATCTGGAAGGCGCGGCCGTTCATCGGCGGCGACGTCGGGGGGATCCCGCTGCAGGTGCACGACGGCGTCACCGGCTATCTCGTCTCCAGCGTCGAGGAGTGCGCCGCGCGCGCGCAGGCGATCCTCCAGGACCCGGGCCTCGGGCGCAGACTCGGCCTCGCCGGCAAGGAGCACATCCGCAAGCACTTCCTGATGCCGCGGCTGCTGCGCGACTGGCTGCGAATAATGTCCGACCTGAAGGGCTAG